The Methanosphaera sp. BMS genome contains a region encoding:
- a CDS encoding M24 family metallopeptidase, whose product MQEKYEEAGRIAAKVRKEAAKKAKAGMKAYDLVDWIESEILSTGAGLSFPCNLSINQIAAHYTPDPNDDTLLCNGDIVKIDLGAEVDGYISDTAVTVIIEGDNADPFDEDGKPLNMPGRLDDGLQEVSDDEIEERRKIIDASSSALENVISMLKEGVTLKEIGKTVQDTMHAKGYNPIVNLAGHSLEQNNLHAGLSIPNYPENNDHELKEGDHVAIEPFATNGIGEVGDMPQHHIYSYLRPRPLRQPDAKKLLKRISTQNKYFPFSKRCFLDEYDARSLNRAMRPLITSRAIYPYAALKERTDGMVAQTEHTIIIEKEGCQVTTV is encoded by the coding sequence ATGCAAGAAAAATATGAAGAAGCAGGACGAATTGCTGCTAAAGTACGTAAAGAGGCTGCAAAAAAAGCTAAAGCTGGAATGAAAGCATATGATCTGGTTGACTGGATTGAAAGTGAAATACTAAGTACCGGTGCCGGATTGTCATTTCCATGTAACCTCTCAATCAATCAGATAGCAGCACATTACACTCCTGATCCAAATGATGACACTTTACTGTGCAATGGAGATATTGTTAAAATTGACTTGGGTGCAGAAGTGGATGGTTACATATCCGATACGGCTGTAACTGTTATAATTGAAGGAGACAATGCAGACCCCTTTGATGAGGATGGAAAACCCCTTAATATGCCTGGAAGATTGGATGATGGACTTCAAGAGGTGTCAGATGATGAAATAGAGGAAAGAAGAAAAATTATAGATGCCTCAAGCAGTGCATTGGAAAATGTCATCAGCATGCTCAAAGAGGGAGTAACCCTTAAAGAGATAGGAAAAACCGTACAGGACACCATGCATGCAAAGGGATATAATCCAATCGTTAACCTCGCTGGCCATAGCCTTGAACAAAACAACCTACATGCAGGACTGTCCATCCCCAACTATCCTGAAAACAATGACCATGAACTTAAGGAAGGAGATCACGTGGCAATCGAACCATTTGCTACAAATGGCATAGGTGAAGTGGGTGACATGCCACAACATCATATCTATTCATACCTAAGGCCAAGGCCTTTAAGACAGCCCGACGCCAAGAAATTACTTAAACGGATATCAACCCAGAACAAGTACTTCCCATTTTCCAAAAGATGCTTCCTTGATGAATATGATGCAAGAAGCCTTAACAGGGCAATGAGACCTCTTATTACAAGTCGTGCGATTTATCCGTATGCAGCCCTTAAGGAAAGAACCGATGGAATGGTAGCTCAAACCGAACATACAATCATCATAGAAAAAGAGGGTTGTCAAGTAACAACAGTATAA
- a CDS encoding histone family protein: MATLPKAPVKRIIESAGAARVSDEATIALANVLEDAAADIAERAIKLAKHAGRKTIKAEDIELAV, encoded by the coding sequence ATGGCAACTTTACCAAAAGCACCTGTAAAAAGAATTATTGAAAGTGCAGGAGCAGCAAGAGTAAGTGACGAAGCAACAATAGCTTTAGCTAATGTTTTAGAAGACGCTGCAGCAGATATTGCTGAAAGAGCTATCAAATTAGCTAAACATGCTGGTCGTAAAACTATCAAAGCAGAAGATATTGAATTAGCAGTATAA
- the hypF gene encoding carbamoyltransferase HypF, giving the protein MDEYNGYLLVEGIVQGVGFRPTVYRLAKLMNLTGYVRNMGNIVEILIQGPYDDINLFVDELYEHKPVQSQINNIQVDIQDKVTEKDKYADFTIIKSSDRISGSAVIPPDMSICETCLAEILNDKDQHYYYPFTACTDCGPRFTLIDKIPYDRKNTTMDEFPLCDFCNEEYSNPLNRRYHAEATCCPDCGPEVYLYKDERIESRDAIQETSKLIDEGNILAIKGIGGTHLVCKTSTEDAIETLRERLGRKTQPFACMSPDIETASLFVDYNDDEKQMLESVARPIVVLDKSEDYNLADNLSPGLHNQGVMLPYTGLHHLLFKYTLEEAYVMTSANMPGDPMLIDNNDIVNKLDGIADYYLLHNRKILNRCDDSVVRFRNNSPAFIRRSRGYVPKPFDFTDINITDNILAVGPELDVTFSILKEGKCYPSQHIGNTSKIRTLEFMENAIDHLLHLTKTSRLDYIACDMHPDFNTTKLAKDLSKEHEIPLVGVQHHHAHAASLMAEHNEDEMVVIAADGVGYGEDTTIWGGEVLYVNSTGKYVNTGGLKMQLMPGGDISTKYPIRMAMGILYDVMEAEELRSIMKNEYSDFFKYGDKEIDMTLKQLENKFNTSYTSSMGRVLDSVSVLLRISKSRGYEGECSMKLESTAKKASDLINITLDKEVIDKRVVIDTSSLLLDVLELIRSSVPSCEIARASQKALAESISDVALITADTYDVDKIGATGGVFYNEYISRIVKECVQKEGYEFIQHEKTCCGDGSVSMGQCAVVGWLNDSE; this is encoded by the coding sequence ATGGATGAATATAATGGATATTTACTAGTAGAAGGAATCGTTCAGGGAGTAGGTTTTAGGCCAACAGTATACCGGCTGGCAAAGCTAATGAATCTGACAGGATACGTACGTAACATGGGCAACATTGTTGAAATACTTATACAAGGACCATATGATGATATCAACTTATTCGTAGATGAACTTTATGAACATAAACCAGTACAATCCCAGATAAACAATATCCAGGTAGATATACAGGATAAAGTGACAGAAAAGGACAAATATGCTGATTTTACAATAATAAAAAGCAGTGACAGGATATCCGGATCTGCTGTTATACCACCGGACATGAGCATATGTGAAACGTGCCTGGCTGAAATATTAAACGACAAAGATCAACATTATTATTATCCATTTACCGCATGTACCGATTGTGGTCCAAGATTTACATTAATCGATAAGATACCCTATGACCGGAAAAACACGACCATGGATGAATTTCCGTTATGTGATTTCTGCAATGAGGAATACAGCAACCCCCTTAACAGACGATACCATGCCGAGGCCACATGCTGTCCCGACTGTGGACCTGAAGTGTACCTGTATAAGGATGAAAGAATAGAATCACGTGATGCCATTCAAGAGACAAGCAAGTTAATTGATGAGGGCAATATACTGGCAATTAAGGGTATTGGAGGAACACACCTTGTATGCAAGACATCCACGGAGGATGCTATAGAAACTTTAAGAGAACGTCTTGGTAGAAAGACCCAGCCATTTGCATGTATGAGTCCCGATATTGAAACAGCATCATTATTTGTCGATTATAACGATGATGAAAAACAGATGCTTGAATCCGTTGCAAGACCGATTGTAGTGCTTGATAAGAGTGAGGATTACAACCTGGCAGATAACCTTTCGCCGGGACTTCATAATCAGGGAGTAATGCTACCGTATACTGGACTTCACCATCTGCTGTTCAAGTATACTTTGGAAGAAGCATATGTGATGACATCCGCAAACATGCCTGGTGATCCGATGCTAATTGACAATAACGATATTGTAAATAAATTAGATGGAATTGCTGATTATTACCTTTTACATAACAGAAAGATACTTAATCGCTGTGATGACAGTGTCGTACGTTTTAGAAACAATTCACCCGCCTTTATCAGACGTTCCAGAGGATATGTTCCGAAGCCGTTTGACTTTACGGATATCAACATAACGGATAATATACTGGCAGTAGGTCCTGAACTTGACGTTACATTTTCCATACTTAAAGAGGGCAAGTGTTATCCGTCACAACACATAGGTAACACGTCAAAAATCAGAACGCTTGAATTTATGGAAAATGCCATAGACCACCTCTTGCATCTTACCAAAACTTCAAGGTTGGATTATATTGCATGTGATATGCATCCTGACTTCAATACTACAAAACTTGCAAAGGATTTGTCAAAGGAACATGAAATACCATTGGTTGGCGTACAGCATCACCATGCACATGCGGCAAGTCTGATGGCTGAACACAATGAGGATGAAATGGTTGTTATAGCTGCCGATGGTGTAGGTTACGGTGAAGACACTACCATATGGGGTGGAGAAGTACTCTATGTCAATAGTACAGGCAAGTACGTAAATACCGGGGGACTTAAAATGCAACTCATGCCCGGTGGAGATATCAGCACCAAGTATCCCATACGTATGGCCATGGGAATACTCTATGATGTAATGGAAGCAGAAGAGTTAAGAAGCATTATGAAAAACGAGTATTCGGATTTCTTCAAGTATGGTGATAAGGAAATTGACATGACCCTGAAACAACTGGAGAATAAATTCAACACGTCATACACAAGCAGTATGGGACGTGTGCTTGACAGTGTCAGTGTACTTCTAAGGATAAGTAAATCACGCGGATATGAAGGGGAATGCTCCATGAAACTGGAAAGTACCGCCAAGAAGGCAAGTGACCTGATAAATATAACACTTGATAAGGAAGTTATTGATAAACGTGTAGTTATAGATACAAGCAGCCTTTTGCTTGATGTATTGGAACTAATAAGAAGTAGCGTTCCAAGCTGTGAAATAGCACGTGCTTCACAGAAGGCATTGGCCGAAAGCATTAGTGATGTTGCCTTGATAACGGCAGATACCTATGATGTTGATAAGATCGGTGCCACGGGTGGCGTATTTTATAATGAGTACATATCCAGAATTGTTAAGGAATGTGTGCAAAAAGAGGGTTACGAATTTATTCAGCATGAAAAAACATGCTGTGGTGATGGTAGTGTATCCATGGGCCAGTGTGCGGTGGTTGGATGGTTGAATGACTCAGAATAA
- the larB gene encoding nickel pincer cofactor biosynthesis protein LarB produces the protein MKDILKNLLDGKISVDEAESQLRVNEFQELGDNVKFDTHRKQRVGVCEAVYSKGKTDDDLVNIINNVEFKDNLIITRLDESRFNRIKNQFNDNVLEKLTFYKEASILTINKKEIEKKNLSVGIITAGTADVPVAQEARITIEQSGYNAITTYDVGIAGIHRLLNKISFLVENEVDVIIAVAGMEGALPSVVAGLVDIPIIAVPTSTGYGVGEKGFTALFAMLQSCAPGISVVNIDNGYGAAVNAITILNQIDKHK, from the coding sequence ATGAAAGATATATTAAAAAATCTACTTGATGGAAAAATCAGTGTCGATGAGGCTGAAAGTCAACTAAGGGTTAACGAATTTCAGGAGTTAGGGGATAACGTTAAATTTGATACACATCGCAAGCAACGTGTAGGTGTTTGTGAAGCAGTATACTCCAAGGGCAAAACGGATGATGACCTGGTAAACATAATCAATAATGTTGAATTTAAGGATAATCTAATAATAACAAGACTCGATGAAAGTAGATTTAATAGAATCAAAAATCAATTTAATGACAATGTGCTAGAAAAATTAACTTTTTACAAGGAAGCATCTATATTAACCATCAATAAAAAAGAAATTGAAAAGAAAAATTTGTCCGTAGGAATAATTACGGCAGGAACAGCCGATGTGCCTGTAGCACAGGAGGCACGAATCACAATAGAACAATCAGGATACAATGCCATAACAACATATGATGTGGGCATAGCCGGAATACACAGGCTTTTGAATAAAATCTCATTTTTGGTTGAAAATGAAGTGGATGTAATAATAGCAGTGGCTGGAATGGAGGGGGCATTGCCATCAGTAGTGGCAGGACTAGTTGACATACCCATAATAGCAGTACCGACATCCACAGGTTACGGTGTTGGAGAAAAAGGATTTACGGCACTATTTGCAATGCTGCAGTCATGTGCACCTGGAATATCCGTTGTAAATATTGATAACGGATACGGAGCGGCAGTAAATGCAATAACCATACTCAACCAGATAGATAAGCATAAATGA